Genomic DNA from Longimicrobium terrae:
CCGGGAGAGCGGAATGGCGCGTACGAAGCAGCTTCGGCAGGAAGAGAACCGGCTGGCTGACCTGATGAATATCGGCGTGCTCACCACGCGGTTCCCGATGGACCAGGTGCACGCCATCCTCAACCAGACCGGCCGGGCGAGTGAACGGGTGCGTGCGCTGCCCGCGCACGTCCTTGTTTACTACATCATCGCGCTGGGGCTCTTCCGGCCGCTGAGCACGCAGGAGGTTCTGCGCGTGCTTCAGCAAGGGCTGAAGGACATCGCGATGCGGACAGGGCGGGTAACGGGCGCCAAGCCGGTGAAGACCGCCGGAGCACCCGCGATCTCCCAGGCAAGGACCCGGCTGGGCGTGGAGCCGGTGAAGCAACTGTACAAGCAGGTGGTGCGGCCGGTAGCGGAGCGCGGCACCGAGGGCGCGTGGTATCGCGAGCGGCTCCTGGTGGCGATGGACGGCTTTACGCTGGAGGTGCCGGATTCGGAGGCGAACCGGACGGCGTTCGCGCGGCCGGAGTCGCCCTCCGGGGGAGAAAGCGCCTACCCGCGAATCCGCGGCGTGGGGCTGGTGGAGGTGGGCACGCACGTGCTGTTCGGCGCGGCGCTGGACAG
This window encodes:
- a CDS encoding transposase domain-containing protein, whose protein sequence is MARTKQLRQEENRLADLMNIGVLTTRFPMDQVHAILNQTGRASERVRALPAHVLVYYIIALGLFRPLSTQEVLRVLQQGLKDIAMRTGRVTGAKPVKTAGAPAISQARTRLGVEPVKQLYKQVVRPVAERGTEGAWYRERLLVAMDGFTLEVPDSEANRTAFARPESPSGGESAYPRIRGVGLVEVGTHVLFGAALD